One Nicotiana sylvestris chromosome 12, ASM39365v2, whole genome shotgun sequence genomic window carries:
- the LOC104227890 gene encoding protein TIFY 5A-like, which yields MRRNLNLELRLVPPCVSAFSPKEYCTTTPFFSRGNKESPAEKQQQHQQLTIFYNRQIVISDATELQAREIIYLASRETEEKTKIPSPISEAPSPLLQTQTGLSMKRSLQRFLQKRKNRIQETSPYHH from the exons ATGAGAAGAAACCTTAACTTGGAGCTAAGGCTTGTCCCTCCTTGTGTTTCAGCTTTTTCTCCTAAAGAATATTGCACTACCACTCCATTCTTCTCCAG GGGGAATAAGGAAAGCCCAGCAGAGAAGCAACAGCAGCATCAGCAGCTAACAATATTCTACAACAGACAAATTGTGATTTCCGATGCTACAGAGCTTCAG GCTAGAGAAATAATATATCTTGCTAGCAGAGAAACGGAAGAGAAAACAAAGATTCCTTCGCCAATTTCAGAGGCACCATCACCATTGTTACAAACTCAAACTGGTCTTTCCATGAAGAGATCTCTGCAAAGATTTCTGCAAAAGAGAAAGAATAGAATTCAAGAAACCTCTCCATATCATCACTAG